The segment CTGGGCGCGATCACCAGTGTGTTCGATTTCGGCAGCATCACCGGCCCCCTCGATGGCCACGTCAACGGGTTGCGGCTGGTGAACTGGCAGCCGGTGGCATTCGACGCCCAACTGCTCGCCGACCAGGGCGGGCGGATCAGCCAGCGTGCGGTGAACAACCTGACCTCGGTCGGCGGCGGTGGCATCGCGGCCGGGCTGCAGGGGGCCGTGCTCAAGCTATTCAAGACCTTCGGCTACAAACGGATCGGGCTCAATTGCCGGTTGCAGGGCTCGCTCTGCCACATGAGCGGACTGGAGCCGAACTCGGGCGGCTACACTATCGTCGAGGGCAGCGGTTTGCCGCATCTGGAAGTCATCGGCCACGAGTCGGACGTCGATTGGCCCACCCTGGTCCGTCGCCTCAAGGCGGCCGTTGCCGGTGGCGGTCCGGAAGTTCGCTGACCCCTTTCCCCATCCACGGAGCTGATCATGCGCAAGATATTCATTGGATTGCTGGCCACGATGATGGTCGCCTTGGTGGGGTGCGTCACGATCAACGTGTATTTCCCCGAGGCCGCCGCGCAGAAGGCGGCCGACCAGTTCATCGGCACCGTGCTGGACAGGGCCGCCCCGGCACCTGCACCGGCCTCGTCCACACCACCCCCGGTCAAGCCGGCGGCACGTCCTTCGGCCATGCTGCTGGACCTGCTGGTGCCCGCAGCCTATGCGGCCGACGTGCCGAACATCCGCATCGAGAACGCCACGACCGACGCGATCCGCAAGCGCATGCAGGCGCGCTTCAACAGCACCCTGGGCCCGCTGTTCGCCAGCGGCGCGGTGGGTTTCACCCATGACGGCATGGTCGCGGTGCGCGACGCCTCCAAGGTGCCGCTGAGCCAGCGTGCGCAGGTCAATGCCACCGTGGCGGAGGAGAACCGGGACCGCGCCGCGCTCTACCGCGAGGTGGCGAACGCCAACGGGCACCCCGAGTGGCAATCGAAGATCCAGGCCACCTTCGCCAAGGGCTGGATCGAGCGGGCGCCGGCCGGCTGGTATTATCAGGATGCTTCGGGCGCCTGGAAGCGCAAGTAAGCGCGCCGTCGGCGCCGCCAACATCCACCCGATCGACGCGCCCGGGTCCTCACGACCCGGGCGTGCTGTTTTTGGAGCGTCATGCAAGAGATCCAGGCCACCATCACCGCGCTGGGCCACGACGGCCGCGGCGTCGCCCGCATCGAGGGCAAGACCACTTTCGTCAGCGGTGCGCTGGTCGACGAACAGATCAACCTGCGCATCCGCAAGCGCCATCGTCATTTCGACGAGGCCGAGATGGTGGAGGTGCTCACGCCCTCGCCGTACCGCGTCGAGCCGAAGTGCCGCCATTTCGGTGCCTGCGGCGGCTGCTCGCTGCAGCACATGGACGCCGCGGCGCAGATCCATGCCAAGCAGCAGGTACTCGCCGACAACTTCGCGCGCATCGGCAAGGTCGAGCCGAAGCGCTGGCTGGAACCGCTCACGGACACCCCCTGGGGCTACCGCCGCAAGGGCCGGCTGTCGGTGCGCTATGTCGCGAAGAAGGAGCGCGTGCTGGTCGGCTTCCGTGAGGAGAGCAACCCGCGCTTCGTCGCCGACATCAGCCACTGCGAAGTGGTGCATCCGGCGCTGGGGCCGAAGATCGGCCTGCTGGCCGAGCTGATCGGTTCGCTGGAGGCCGCGCGCGACATCCCGCAGGTCGAGTTCGCCGCGGGCGACGACACCATGGCGCTGGTGTTCCGTCACATGAACCCGCTGAGCGAGCGCGACCGCACCGCCTTGGTGGCCTTCGGCCAGCAGCACGGTTTCGCCATCTACCTGCAGCCGGGCGGCGTCAGCAGCGTGCATCCGCTGTGGCCGGCCGATCACCGGCTTGCCTTCCGCATCGCGGCGGGCGAGGGCGTGGACGACGTCGAGCTGGAGTTCCGCCCGCTGGACTTCGTGCAGGTCAATGCCGGCATGAACGCGAAGATGATGGCGCGGGCGCTGGAACTGCTCGACCCGCAACCGACCGACCGCGTGCTGGATCTGTTCTGCGGCCTGGGCAACTTCACCCTGCCGATCGCCCGCCGGGTCGCCGAGGTGGTCGGCATCGAGGGCGAGCACGGCCTGGTCGAACGGGCCGCGGAAAACGCCCGGCGCAACGGGCTGGCCAACGCCAGCTTCCACGTGGCCAACCTGTTCGAGGACCAGCGCGGCACTGCGTGGGCTCGCCAGCCCTGGGACAAGCTGCTGCTCGATCCGCCGCGCGCCGGCGCCGACAAGGTGCTCGAGTACCTGCCGCACAAGGCGACGAAGCGTATCGTCTACGTGTCCTGCCATCCGGCTTCGCTGGCACGCGACGCCGGCATCCTGGTCGAAAAGCACGGCTTCCGGCTGTCCGCGGCCGGGGTGATGGACATGTTCCCGCACACGGCGCACGTGGAGTCCATCGCGCTGTTCGAGCGCTGAGGCCGATTGCCATGGGACTGGAGATCGAACGCAAATTCCTCCTCACCGGCGACGGCTGGCGCGCGCGCATCGAGCGCACCGAGCGGATGGCCCAGGGCTACCTGGTCGGTGCGCAGGCTTTGCGCGACGGTACGGCGAAGTCGTCGGTGCGGGCGCGCATCGCCGGCGACCGGGCCTGGCTCAACATCAAGTCGGCGCAGCTCGGCATCGCCCGCGCCGAGTTCGAATACGCGGTGCCGGTGGCCGACGCCGAGGCCATGCTGGCTACCCTGTGCGACGGCGTGCTGGCCAAGCAGCGCCATTACGTGACCGTCGACGGGGTGCTGTTCGAGATCGACGAGTTCGAGGGCGACAACGCCGGGCTGGTCGTGGCCGAGGTCGAGCTGCCCGCCGTGGATGCACCGTTCCCGCGGCCGGACTGGCTCGGTCGCGAAGTCAGCACGCTGGCGCGCTACTACAACGTCAACCTCATTGCGTACCCTTACGTGCGCTGGACGCCCGACGAACGCGACGCTCTCGACGGAGAACCCCCCACATGCTGATGATCGGTCTGGCCGGGCTCGCCCTGGAGCCGCGCGAACGCGACTGGCTGGTCGCGCCCGGTGTGTCCGGCGTGCTGCTGTTCGCCCGCAACTTCTCCTCGCGCGAGCAACTGGGTGCGCTGGTCGAGT is part of the Dyella thiooxydans genome and harbors:
- the rlmD gene encoding 23S rRNA (uracil(1939)-C(5))-methyltransferase RlmD, translated to MQEIQATITALGHDGRGVARIEGKTTFVSGALVDEQINLRIRKRHRHFDEAEMVEVLTPSPYRVEPKCRHFGACGGCSLQHMDAAAQIHAKQQVLADNFARIGKVEPKRWLEPLTDTPWGYRRKGRLSVRYVAKKERVLVGFREESNPRFVADISHCEVVHPALGPKIGLLAELIGSLEAARDIPQVEFAAGDDTMALVFRHMNPLSERDRTALVAFGQQHGFAIYLQPGGVSSVHPLWPADHRLAFRIAAGEGVDDVELEFRPLDFVQVNAGMNAKMMARALELLDPQPTDRVLDLFCGLGNFTLPIARRVAEVVGIEGEHGLVERAAENARRNGLANASFHVANLFEDQRGTAWARQPWDKLLLDPPRAGADKVLEYLPHKATKRIVYVSCHPASLARDAGILVEKHGFRLSAAGVMDMFPHTAHVESIALFER
- a CDS encoding YdbL family protein, giving the protein MRKIFIGLLATMMVALVGCVTINVYFPEAAAQKAADQFIGTVLDRAAPAPAPASSTPPPVKPAARPSAMLLDLLVPAAYAADVPNIRIENATTDAIRKRMQARFNSTLGPLFASGAVGFTHDGMVAVRDASKVPLSQRAQVNATVAEENRDRAALYREVANANGHPEWQSKIQATFAKGWIERAPAGWYYQDASGAWKRK
- a CDS encoding CYTH domain-containing protein, which codes for MGLEIERKFLLTGDGWRARIERTERMAQGYLVGAQALRDGTAKSSVRARIAGDRAWLNIKSAQLGIARAEFEYAVPVADAEAMLATLCDGVLAKQRHYVTVDGVLFEIDEFEGDNAGLVVAEVELPAVDAPFPRPDWLGREVSTLARYYNVNLIAYPYVRWTPDERDALDGEPPTC